The bacterium genomic sequence AATTGGGAAACACAGATTGGATATTCTTGTAGAAAGCAAGGTAATAGTAGAACTAAAAACGGTGGAGGAATTAAGCAAAGCTCATTATGCTCAGGTTCGCTCATATTTAAAAGCTACAGGTGTAAAGATGGCTATTCTTGTAAACTTTGCTAAAGAAAAGGCAGATTTTAGAAGAGTGGAATTAGAATAATATCCCCTTATCTCCTTAATCTCCCTATCTCCTTTTCTTACACCAGGCAGTGGAGTATAATTTTGTTTTCCCATGTCGACCTATTTCACAGGTCGAAACTAAGGTAAAAATAAATAATAATATCTTTTGGGTGTGGCTATTTTTAAACGACAGGGAAATTGCTGTGATTACTAACCCCCTACAAAATAAAGTATTAAAGAAAAAGTCTCTTTTTGACGAGATATAGAGTAGGAACACTAATATCTCTATGAAAAGGGAGGGGGTTAAAATGAATCCAGCAGTTGCTATTTTGCAGAAAGAATCGGCTGAATCCGTTGGGAAAATATTTGTCTTTCAGGCAAGGAAAGAATTCAGAAACCTGGAGAAATGGATGTTTGAAGAAGAAACATTAAACATGCCTTTACATGAAGTAGAACAGGGTCAAATCCAAAAGATGTATGAGGTAATGCGTCTTCTGCTACAGGCACATATTGACGCCAGAGGCGATGGAGATGTAGGGAGAGCGGTAGAGGTAGTAACAAGAGAAGGTGAAAGGATAGAATCTTATACCCATAAACGACTTCATACCCATCATCATCAGACAGTGTTTGGAGAAGTGTGTATTAAGCGAATGGGTTATGGTGGTCGAGGCAAGGAAAGTATCCACCCAAAGGATGAATTTCTCCAACTACCTCAAAAATCTTTTTCTTATGAACTCCAAAGGCAATTAGTTAAGGCAAGTGTCCAGGGTCCTTTTGATGAGGCAAAAGAAAGGATAGAGGAGAGTACAAGTGCAAGAATTTCAAAAAGGAGCGTAGGAGATATACTAAAAGAGGCATCTGCTGATTTTGATAATTTCTATAAACAGCGGATTCCACCTTCTGATGCAAAGACAGGGTCAATATTAGTAGGGGCTATAGATTGCAAAGGTATCCCAATGGTCAAAGAGGGGAAAGCTGAAGTAAAGGTAAGACAAAAGAAGGGAGAGAAAGCTAACAAAAAGAAGATGGCAACAGTAGCTGCTGTTTTCACTCAAAGACCTTAC encodes the following:
- a CDS encoding GxxExxY protein; translated protein: IGKHRLDILVESKVIVELKTVEELSKAHYAQVRSYLKATGVKMAILVNFAKEKADFRRVELE